A part of Miscanthus floridulus cultivar M001 chromosome 6, ASM1932011v1, whole genome shotgun sequence genomic DNA contains:
- the LOC136457775 gene encoding uncharacterized protein isoform X4: MSTPIDAPTPNTHCRHRHVSAASLLPGDTADDFPTTFHVPSKRSACRRLPAQPTETLPCNAQRKRNRSFTPSSAPEPIVSHTVHGAFSGTNLDIPDDFPTTFHIRRSTRRRLAAQPTAKEGQSLGVGSGSGKSKDPVMSKGWIECLEVRCEDSQRIIKEIEDLKSELDEDLRQLGYCEENEKLRAELAVKVKEVHCLMKRIEELEAKNDLLKKRTEELEAINDGLPKRNEKLQAKNDDLTKQNKELQAENEDLTKQNKELQARNAGLTKGIEEMQAKNDDDLHKNIMEILEIQTDAKRKDLLQFLGLYSIMDFPYPQLKSSDEALLSEGCEC; this comes from the exons ATGTCAACCCCTATCGACGCACCAACACCTAATACACATTGCAGACACAGACATGTTTCCGCCGCTTCTTTACTTCCTG GTGATACAGCTGATGACTTTCCTACAACCTTCCATGTCCCATCAAAACGTTCTGCATGTCGTCGCTTACCTGCTCAGCCTACTG AGACATTACCATGTAATGCGCAACGTAAACGAAACCGGTCTTTCACACCTTCGTCAGCTCCAG AGCCTATTGTTTCTCATACAGTTCATGGCGCATTTAGTGGGACCAATTTGGACATTCCTGATGACTTCCCAACAACTTTTCATATAAGACGCTCTACGCGCCGGCGCCTAGCTGCTCAGCCTACTG CGAAAGAAGGTCAGAGTCTTGGGGTGGGATCTGGAAGTGGGAAGAGCAAAGATCCAGTTATGTCCAAAGGTTGGATAG AATGTTTGGAGGTGAGGTGTGAAGATTCTCAGAGGATTATAAAGGAGATCGAAGACTTGAAGTCTGAACTAGATGAGGATTTACGACAGCTTGGATACTGCGAGGAGAATGAGAAGCTGAGAGCTGAGCTGGCTGTGAAGGTGAAAGAGGTGCATTGCCTGATGAAGCGGATTGAGGAGCTGGAAGCTAAGAATGACTTACTGAAGAAGCGGACTGAGGAGCTGGAAGCCATTAATGATGGCCTGCCAAAGCGGAACGAGAAGCTGCAGGCCAAGAATGATGACCTAACGAAGCAGAACAAGGAGCTGCAGGCTGAGAATGAAGACCTAACTAAACAGAACAAGGAGCTGCAGGCAAGGAACGCCGGCCTGACCAAGGGGATTGAGGAGATGCAAGCCAAGAATGATGATGACCTCCATAAGAAT ATTATGGAGATTCTGGAAATTCAGACTGATGCTAAGAGAAAGGACTTGCTGCAATTCTTAGGGCTGTATAGCATAATGGACTTTCCATATCCACAGCTTAAGTCGTCTGATGAAG CCCTGTTGTCAGAAG GTTGTGAGTGCTGA
- the LOC136457775 gene encoding uncharacterized protein isoform X2 translates to MSTPIDAPTPNTHCRHRHVSAASLLPGDTADDFPTTFHVPSKRSACRRLPAQPTETLPCNAQRKRNRSFTPSSAPEPIVSHTVHGAFSGTNLDIPDDFPTTFHIRRSTRRRLAAQPTAKEGQSLGVGSGSGKSKDPVMSKECLEVRCEDSQRIIKEIEDLKSELDEDLRQLGYCEENEKLRAELAVKVKEVHCLMKRIEELEAKNDLLKKRTEELEAINDGLPKRNEKLQAKNDDLTKQNKELQAENEDLTKQNKELQARNAGLTKGIEEMQAKNDDDLHKNIMEILEIQTDAKRKDLLQFLGLYSIMDFPYPQLKSSDEALLSEGNKIEASSVVAAGSDPKIQIKALISQLLSLTQQVVSADSIQAKDAELANQKEEIKSPKAYPGEESCSNKKDFSQQKIEDGEKLEKVLRATKAILEAISAERLLKRV, encoded by the exons ATGTCAACCCCTATCGACGCACCAACACCTAATACACATTGCAGACACAGACATGTTTCCGCCGCTTCTTTACTTCCTG GTGATACAGCTGATGACTTTCCTACAACCTTCCATGTCCCATCAAAACGTTCTGCATGTCGTCGCTTACCTGCTCAGCCTACTG AGACATTACCATGTAATGCGCAACGTAAACGAAACCGGTCTTTCACACCTTCGTCAGCTCCAG AGCCTATTGTTTCTCATACAGTTCATGGCGCATTTAGTGGGACCAATTTGGACATTCCTGATGACTTCCCAACAACTTTTCATATAAGACGCTCTACGCGCCGGCGCCTAGCTGCTCAGCCTACTG CGAAAGAAGGTCAGAGTCTTGGGGTGGGATCTGGAAGTGGGAAGAGCAAAGATCCAGTTATGTCCAAAG AATGTTTGGAGGTGAGGTGTGAAGATTCTCAGAGGATTATAAAGGAGATCGAAGACTTGAAGTCTGAACTAGATGAGGATTTACGACAGCTTGGATACTGCGAGGAGAATGAGAAGCTGAGAGCTGAGCTGGCTGTGAAGGTGAAAGAGGTGCATTGCCTGATGAAGCGGATTGAGGAGCTGGAAGCTAAGAATGACTTACTGAAGAAGCGGACTGAGGAGCTGGAAGCCATTAATGATGGCCTGCCAAAGCGGAACGAGAAGCTGCAGGCCAAGAATGATGACCTAACGAAGCAGAACAAGGAGCTGCAGGCTGAGAATGAAGACCTAACTAAACAGAACAAGGAGCTGCAGGCAAGGAACGCCGGCCTGACCAAGGGGATTGAGGAGATGCAAGCCAAGAATGATGATGACCTCCATAAGAAT ATTATGGAGATTCTGGAAATTCAGACTGATGCTAAGAGAAAGGACTTGCTGCAATTCTTAGGGCTGTATAGCATAATGGACTTTCCATATCCACAGCTTAAGTCGTCTGATGAAG CCCTGTTGTCAGAAGGTAACAAGATCGAGGCTTCTTCCGTTGTGGCTGCTGGTTCAGATCCAAAAATCCAGATCAAAGCCTTAATTTCTCAATTGTTAAGCTTGACACAGCAGGTTGTGAGTGCTGACTCCATTCAAGCCAAGGATGCTGAACTTGCCAATCAAAAAGAAGAGATTAAGT CACCGAAGGCTTATCCGGGAGAGGAGAGCTGTTCAAATAAAAAGGACTTTAGTCAGCAGAAAATCGAAGATGGCGAAAAACTTGAGAAGGTTCTGAGAGCCACAAAAGCTATATTGGAAGCCATATCTGCTGAGAGACTGCTGAAGAGAGTCTGA
- the LOC136457775 gene encoding uncharacterized protein isoform X1, whose product MSTPIDAPTPNTHCRHRHVSAASLLPGDTADDFPTTFHVPSKRSACRRLPAQPTETLPCNAQRKRNRSFTPSSAPEPIVSHTVHGAFSGTNLDIPDDFPTTFHIRRSTRRRLAAQPTAKEGQSLGVGSGSGKSKDPVMSKGWIECLEVRCEDSQRIIKEIEDLKSELDEDLRQLGYCEENEKLRAELAVKVKEVHCLMKRIEELEAKNDLLKKRTEELEAINDGLPKRNEKLQAKNDDLTKQNKELQAENEDLTKQNKELQARNAGLTKGIEEMQAKNDDDLHKNIMEILEIQTDAKRKDLLQFLGLYSIMDFPYPQLKSSDEALLSEGNKIEASSVVAAGSDPKIQIKALISQLLSLTQQVVSADSIQAKDAELANQKEEIKSPKAYPGEESCSNKKDFSQQKIEDGEKLEKVLRATKAILEAISAERLLKRV is encoded by the exons ATGTCAACCCCTATCGACGCACCAACACCTAATACACATTGCAGACACAGACATGTTTCCGCCGCTTCTTTACTTCCTG GTGATACAGCTGATGACTTTCCTACAACCTTCCATGTCCCATCAAAACGTTCTGCATGTCGTCGCTTACCTGCTCAGCCTACTG AGACATTACCATGTAATGCGCAACGTAAACGAAACCGGTCTTTCACACCTTCGTCAGCTCCAG AGCCTATTGTTTCTCATACAGTTCATGGCGCATTTAGTGGGACCAATTTGGACATTCCTGATGACTTCCCAACAACTTTTCATATAAGACGCTCTACGCGCCGGCGCCTAGCTGCTCAGCCTACTG CGAAAGAAGGTCAGAGTCTTGGGGTGGGATCTGGAAGTGGGAAGAGCAAAGATCCAGTTATGTCCAAAGGTTGGATAG AATGTTTGGAGGTGAGGTGTGAAGATTCTCAGAGGATTATAAAGGAGATCGAAGACTTGAAGTCTGAACTAGATGAGGATTTACGACAGCTTGGATACTGCGAGGAGAATGAGAAGCTGAGAGCTGAGCTGGCTGTGAAGGTGAAAGAGGTGCATTGCCTGATGAAGCGGATTGAGGAGCTGGAAGCTAAGAATGACTTACTGAAGAAGCGGACTGAGGAGCTGGAAGCCATTAATGATGGCCTGCCAAAGCGGAACGAGAAGCTGCAGGCCAAGAATGATGACCTAACGAAGCAGAACAAGGAGCTGCAGGCTGAGAATGAAGACCTAACTAAACAGAACAAGGAGCTGCAGGCAAGGAACGCCGGCCTGACCAAGGGGATTGAGGAGATGCAAGCCAAGAATGATGATGACCTCCATAAGAAT ATTATGGAGATTCTGGAAATTCAGACTGATGCTAAGAGAAAGGACTTGCTGCAATTCTTAGGGCTGTATAGCATAATGGACTTTCCATATCCACAGCTTAAGTCGTCTGATGAAG CCCTGTTGTCAGAAGGTAACAAGATCGAGGCTTCTTCCGTTGTGGCTGCTGGTTCAGATCCAAAAATCCAGATCAAAGCCTTAATTTCTCAATTGTTAAGCTTGACACAGCAGGTTGTGAGTGCTGACTCCATTCAAGCCAAGGATGCTGAACTTGCCAATCAAAAAGAAGAGATTAAGT CACCGAAGGCTTATCCGGGAGAGGAGAGCTGTTCAAATAAAAAGGACTTTAGTCAGCAGAAAATCGAAGATGGCGAAAAACTTGAGAAGGTTCTGAGAGCCACAAAAGCTATATTGGAAGCCATATCTGCTGAGAGACTGCTGAAGAGAGTCTGA
- the LOC136457775 gene encoding uncharacterized protein isoform X5: MSTPIDAPTPNTHCRHRHVSAASLLPGDTADDFPTTFHVPSKRSACRRLPAQPTETLPCNAQRKRNRSFTPSSAPEPIVSHTVHGAFSGTNLDIPDDFPTTFHIRRSTRRRLAAQPTAKEGQSLGVGSGSGKSKDPVMSKGWIECLEVRCEDSQRIIKEIEDLKSELDEDLRQLGYCEENEKLRAELAVKVKEVHCLMKRIEELEAKNDLLKKRTEELEAINDGLPKRNEKLQAKNDDLTKQNKELQAENEDLTKQNKELQARNAGLTKGIEEMQAKNDDDLHKNIMEILEIQTDAKRKDLLQFLGLYSIMDFPYPQLKSSDEGCEC, translated from the exons ATGTCAACCCCTATCGACGCACCAACACCTAATACACATTGCAGACACAGACATGTTTCCGCCGCTTCTTTACTTCCTG GTGATACAGCTGATGACTTTCCTACAACCTTCCATGTCCCATCAAAACGTTCTGCATGTCGTCGCTTACCTGCTCAGCCTACTG AGACATTACCATGTAATGCGCAACGTAAACGAAACCGGTCTTTCACACCTTCGTCAGCTCCAG AGCCTATTGTTTCTCATACAGTTCATGGCGCATTTAGTGGGACCAATTTGGACATTCCTGATGACTTCCCAACAACTTTTCATATAAGACGCTCTACGCGCCGGCGCCTAGCTGCTCAGCCTACTG CGAAAGAAGGTCAGAGTCTTGGGGTGGGATCTGGAAGTGGGAAGAGCAAAGATCCAGTTATGTCCAAAGGTTGGATAG AATGTTTGGAGGTGAGGTGTGAAGATTCTCAGAGGATTATAAAGGAGATCGAAGACTTGAAGTCTGAACTAGATGAGGATTTACGACAGCTTGGATACTGCGAGGAGAATGAGAAGCTGAGAGCTGAGCTGGCTGTGAAGGTGAAAGAGGTGCATTGCCTGATGAAGCGGATTGAGGAGCTGGAAGCTAAGAATGACTTACTGAAGAAGCGGACTGAGGAGCTGGAAGCCATTAATGATGGCCTGCCAAAGCGGAACGAGAAGCTGCAGGCCAAGAATGATGACCTAACGAAGCAGAACAAGGAGCTGCAGGCTGAGAATGAAGACCTAACTAAACAGAACAAGGAGCTGCAGGCAAGGAACGCCGGCCTGACCAAGGGGATTGAGGAGATGCAAGCCAAGAATGATGATGACCTCCATAAGAAT ATTATGGAGATTCTGGAAATTCAGACTGATGCTAAGAGAAAGGACTTGCTGCAATTCTTAGGGCTGTATAGCATAATGGACTTTCCATATCCACAGCTTAAGTCGTCTGATGAAG GTTGTGAGTGCTGA
- the LOC136457775 gene encoding uncharacterized protein isoform X3, producing the protein MSTPIDAPTPNTHCRHRHVSAASLLPGDTADDFPTTFHVPSKRSACRRLPAQPTETLPCNAQRKRNRSFTPSSAPVHGAFSGTNLDIPDDFPTTFHIRRSTRRRLAAQPTAKEGQSLGVGSGSGKSKDPVMSKGWIECLEVRCEDSQRIIKEIEDLKSELDEDLRQLGYCEENEKLRAELAVKVKEVHCLMKRIEELEAKNDLLKKRTEELEAINDGLPKRNEKLQAKNDDLTKQNKELQAENEDLTKQNKELQARNAGLTKGIEEMQAKNDDDLHKNIMEILEIQTDAKRKDLLQFLGLYSIMDFPYPQLKSSDEALLSEGNKIEASSVVAAGSDPKIQIKALISQLLSLTQQVVSADSIQAKDAELANQKEEIKSPKAYPGEESCSNKKDFSQQKIEDGEKLEKVLRATKAILEAISAERLLKRV; encoded by the exons ATGTCAACCCCTATCGACGCACCAACACCTAATACACATTGCAGACACAGACATGTTTCCGCCGCTTCTTTACTTCCTG GTGATACAGCTGATGACTTTCCTACAACCTTCCATGTCCCATCAAAACGTTCTGCATGTCGTCGCTTACCTGCTCAGCCTACTG AGACATTACCATGTAATGCGCAACGTAAACGAAACCGGTCTTTCACACCTTCGTCAGCTCCAG TTCATGGCGCATTTAGTGGGACCAATTTGGACATTCCTGATGACTTCCCAACAACTTTTCATATAAGACGCTCTACGCGCCGGCGCCTAGCTGCTCAGCCTACTG CGAAAGAAGGTCAGAGTCTTGGGGTGGGATCTGGAAGTGGGAAGAGCAAAGATCCAGTTATGTCCAAAGGTTGGATAG AATGTTTGGAGGTGAGGTGTGAAGATTCTCAGAGGATTATAAAGGAGATCGAAGACTTGAAGTCTGAACTAGATGAGGATTTACGACAGCTTGGATACTGCGAGGAGAATGAGAAGCTGAGAGCTGAGCTGGCTGTGAAGGTGAAAGAGGTGCATTGCCTGATGAAGCGGATTGAGGAGCTGGAAGCTAAGAATGACTTACTGAAGAAGCGGACTGAGGAGCTGGAAGCCATTAATGATGGCCTGCCAAAGCGGAACGAGAAGCTGCAGGCCAAGAATGATGACCTAACGAAGCAGAACAAGGAGCTGCAGGCTGAGAATGAAGACCTAACTAAACAGAACAAGGAGCTGCAGGCAAGGAACGCCGGCCTGACCAAGGGGATTGAGGAGATGCAAGCCAAGAATGATGATGACCTCCATAAGAAT ATTATGGAGATTCTGGAAATTCAGACTGATGCTAAGAGAAAGGACTTGCTGCAATTCTTAGGGCTGTATAGCATAATGGACTTTCCATATCCACAGCTTAAGTCGTCTGATGAAG CCCTGTTGTCAGAAGGTAACAAGATCGAGGCTTCTTCCGTTGTGGCTGCTGGTTCAGATCCAAAAATCCAGATCAAAGCCTTAATTTCTCAATTGTTAAGCTTGACACAGCAGGTTGTGAGTGCTGACTCCATTCAAGCCAAGGATGCTGAACTTGCCAATCAAAAAGAAGAGATTAAGT CACCGAAGGCTTATCCGGGAGAGGAGAGCTGTTCAAATAAAAAGGACTTTAGTCAGCAGAAAATCGAAGATGGCGAAAAACTTGAGAAGGTTCTGAGAGCCACAAAAGCTATATTGGAAGCCATATCTGCTGAGAGACTGCTGAAGAGAGTCTGA